The DNA sequence GGTCATCCAATTGATATTTAACGATAATATTTAACTGGCGTGTCAAAtttgtaaagaaaaataaacataacgggGTTTGGCCACACAAAAAAAAagaggttaagtgtataaaaattcaaacataagagggttttgccacaaaaaaaaaaaaaaagataaggaggTTAAGTGTAGGACTgttcaaaaaaatttacaaactgcCCAACTcgaataaaccgcccaaaccaaacTGAATAAACCGACAAAAATACAACTCAAATAACTTTACGAAAAATTCAAATCGCCCAAAGAATATATTGGGCGGGTTAAATATTATTCTAACCCGTCCAAATAACCCGAATATACcgatttacatatttttcactaaaattatctataatataatatataaattacgtTTAATAGTTAAACTATTTTACATTTAAAGTTTGTAATTTATAGTGTTTACGttgaaatttagaatttatagTTGAtcattttgattatatttgaatattgaagttgaaatttagaatttacatattagtatatttttctattctaatttttgaaaaatattatttaatactttaatgtttattcaatttatattattttttaacattaatttaaagagaaacactaaagggcaccagtggtgcctagcaccctcttatgtgtcaatatcgttattggtccaactaagtatcgggtcccatataatttaatataatagtttttagggagtatcgctaaccaatcgcaacgcgacatgtcgcaaaggtgctaggcaccactggtgcctaatagcaatgctctaatttaaactataaccattttaatcttgaaaggcctatactatacatttattttttcaaatcaattatttgaacaccaaaaattaacaataattaaaaaaataaaaaataaagatcgGTTTAAACGGGTTAACTCGACCAAACCGATAAAAATCATTAGGCGGGttacaatttttatattttttcattgaAAGGTTTACAATTAGATTTTTGCAATCAGACAAATATATTAGATTGGTAAAAATATACTATAACCCGATCAAACCGACTGATGTACACCCctagttaagtgtataaaaattaaaacataagggagttttgccacaaaaaaaaaaaaaagttaaatgtataaaaattaaaacataaaaagatttcgccgcaaattgctcaaaaaaaaaaattagtggaattgttttaataaaattttgagatttttttattgaaaGCCAAATTTCGGGATATTAATTTAAGAataaataagatatatatatatatatatactaggtgaaaattacgtgccgagccacgtaaatattagttttatttaagttttagtagtttttgtttaagaattcaataattaattgtaaattattttttaaaggatatattttatataagtaCACTTGTTAAGAATGTCATAATTGTGTATATAAACCTATGATATACACATAATCATacacattattattaatattaaaaagtaagtTTATCTCAATTTATTCATACTCATTTGTTGAGTGAACCGTGAAGGTCTTTCCCCCACTTCATCAGATGGAGTCCTCGACAACATGCTCATGTGAttgacatttttttattatgtaacgaaaataaatgaaaaaaatggaGAAGCAAATGTGATTGACATTTTTTTATTCGTATCACAGGTTTGCTAACTGTAGAGTGAATGAGATGCAAGTGAGAGAAGCATTCACAAAGGTCTGATAATTCACTACCACCATTGTAATTTCTTCTCGCTGTCTCTCTTGGATTTAAGAGTACCGGGCGGAAAATGAGAACTTTGAATtggttaattatattttcttaccCAAGCAACCAAGTTCTGCTCTCTTGTAGCTCTTGAATTGTCAATTGCTTTCCTGCCTGTAATAATTTCCAGAAAAACTATTCCAAAACTATATACGTCTGATTTCAATGTCAACTGACCAGTCATTGCATACTCAGGAACACAATAGCCATAATACTATAATACTCTTCATCATTAAGCCTTGGCAGTGTTCACCGTTACCATCATCATCCTATATATATACTCaattattaaacaaattaatgacatatatatgttaataatattaattaaaagatgAAGAACAGTAAaaggtaaaaaaataaatgaatgcaTGAAGTTACCCACTGCATCCAACTTAGCCTTAGCCTTGGCCTTGGCAGTGTTCATCATTATTATCCTATAAATTTCCCATTACCCTTGTTGACACATGAGTGTTATCCCCATCAGGCCCGAGTTTTGTCAAGCCAAAATTAGAAAGCTTAGGATGGTACCCTTGATCCAGCAAAATATTGGAGCATTTCAgatctatatatataacagGAGGGCTAGCTTTGTCATGTAAATATTCCAATCTTTTTACTGCCCTGGCTGCTATTTTCATTTTTGTATTCCAGTCGAGTCGTTTCTTTCCTGGTGTAATGTCTGCAAAGTAAGCTTATGAAACTTTAGCATGTGCAAAAGAATAAATAGACAAATGAGGTTAAGAAATGGACAAAATGAAATAGATACCATGTAAATGGTCTTCCAAAGATCCTAGGgacatatatttataaacaaGAAGCCTTTGATCACCATCAGCACAATAACCAGTAAGGTTAACAAGGTTAGGGTGATGAAGAAGACTTAACATCAAAACTTCAACCAAGAATTCCCTGTTCCCTTGCAAGCCGTTACGACCAAGTTGCTTGATTGCTACAACCTATACAAAACACACAAAATAACAGAATCCATAGTTAGCTTGCAATACAAACACCGCCCAAAAATGACTCAAATTAAGGTAAACTGAGATAACTATGCCATAACTGGTGGGCTCTGTAAATAAATTGGTCCAAAACTCAGAAGATGAAAAGCATGAAAGAAAACATATATTGACAAATTAAGAAGGTAAATTAgcgtcttatttttttttcataaaatggTAACCGTATTATTGCACTGGACTAACCTGGTTAGTGCTTTCTAAAGGCCCTTTGTACACTCGACCAAAACCTCCCTCACCCAAGAGACATTCTGCCCATTTCTAGTTGCAGCTGCCAACTCACAGAATGTAAACATTTGTGCTGCAATGTGATCGGATCCTCCATTGCTGGAAGGCTCCTTCTCATTTATGGACGGAGTTGTGTTGTAATTACCTGACAATGGAAATCAGACAATAACAAACGCACACTGAATTACAAAATTTAGGTACTTATCAGATTTCCAAAGAAAACATCATAAACATGGTATAATTTCCTCACCTTTACCATTATGGTTCAAAATCACAGACCAGTTCTATTAAGATCCAACTACTAATTCACAAATAGAGTAAGGTAAGTTCTACCATGTACTGCTACTATGAGTATACCTATTGAGTAAACTCGAATGGATTAAGTTTTCGTATGAAATAATGAGGtttgaaaattaaacaaaactGCTAACCCCTGTACTCGTGGGTATGAATGGGTTGGTCAAGAAACGGAGAACCAAAGAGTATGAAGACACACGAGGTAAGATTAGCGGCAATTAAAAATATAGCACCTacacaattattaattaaaatttaaaaagagtACATAAATCATCATATGCTAAAAATAAGAGAGTTTAGCAGCAGCAATTaagataaaattatattataaggCTAAATgataaaaagatatttaatatgCAGAGAGAAGATATTTAAGGTGTTGAGAAGTAAAAAGACAATGAAGACAGAGTACTCTTACCAGTACCAGTAGAAAGACAATGAGAAGAACTTGAAGTTGAAGAGGATGTACCAACTGTTTCGCAATTGCCTGAACTTGTTCTTCCGGAAGACACTTGTCATCCTCGAGAATCTCAAATAGTTCGCCCTGGTCATCAGGAAGATGCATGTATTAGAATCCATTCTAGAATGGGCTAGTCACATACTATTACATGTCTAACATAGTTTTAATGACTGATTTTAATACATGTTTAGCTTATGGTGAATGTAAAACTCGAGAAGATTAAAGGATCATTGCCTGTGCAAATTCGGTTACAACACAGAACTCCTGAGGGCTTTCAAAAGAATCAAGCATCTCAATGATATTTTCATGCTTTAGCTTTCTAAGAATCTGTAAAATAACTGCCAAGTTAAAAAAAACATCAAGGAATCACTGATTAAGAACATCATGAAATCAAATTATGGAAAAAAAACCTCAATCTCCTGTCTTAGATTGTGAATATCCTTGTCACTTTTCCCATGCTTCATTATAAACTTCATTGCAACAGTCTATGAaccaaaaataataacaaaagcttgttgaaaaaaataataaaaaaaaaaaaatgaaatgagctgtaattagtatttaccttatatgtttgtgcttatttttagttttatttttaattttaccaccaagaggataaggttgaaaaatattagaatatgaaaatattattggtgcttattagtaatttgcaaagaatgtgaaagtctataaatatatagttgtgtagctattattagatatgaaatgagataatagaacttttttcaattagaagattaatgtacattttactattaataacatacattattataacacaactatgttttacttactaaatatactgacacatattttatttttataaaacaaaatcgttcaaataattatactattttaattattaattaaaataaaaaactaaaatattaaataaaactaacactacgtggcttggcacgtaacaatcacctagtatatatatatatatttttttttttttgaatacaaGAAAGAAATTCTTCTCAAACTACAATAATTCCATTATCAATTTATCTTTTACGTTATTATAAATCACAAATTAGAGCACGTGATTTTCACGATTTACCTAGTGTTATTCGAAATAGGATAGTCGAGACTATCTTTTTATAGCGGGGGGCCTTGCCTTTCCATTGCAAAACTCAAATAAAATACTTTGAATCGTTGTTGCTCAGATTGAAATTGAGGAGAATCGTCCGTACCGACCCAGCCGCCGCTGTCTTCAACCTCTCATTCGAAACCTTTTCTCAGGTTAGCTTATTTCTTTTTGCTCCTTTCTTTCTTACGTTTCCTGATCTAGGGTTTCTTTTAACTTCTTAACAAATGCTCGCTTGGAATTTTTCTGTTTGCTTTAcgatttgattttaattttgggTTCTTCATAGCTGTTTAAGATTTGATTTAGGTTTTATCTTTCGATTTTTTCTTATTAGTTCATGATTACCAGAAGTTGCTtgtactgtatatatatatatatttttggggTTGGGGGGTGTTTGAGACTGAGTACGTTGCGAGCGAGAACTTTCCCTAGGGAATCTTTACTTTGTCGAATTAAAGCTCACAGCTTTGTCCTGATTTGTTATTCTTTATTTTCAGGTTTGTAGGGAGTGAGTTTATCAAATAATTAGAATGGCCGGTTTGAAGGAAGTTCTTCCTGTGCCGAAAGCAACCACTATTACCCATTATGATCACTCTAATGATCCATGGTTTAAGAAGCGTTATAGCTCATCTGAAGCTGAAAGGGCTGAAGCTGTAATCAAACCCAATCCAGTTCCTCCTTACTTAAATCGTGCAGGCTTTGTTCCTCGTAAAGTAGAGGATTTTGGTGATGGGGGTGCGTTCCCGGAGATTCACATAGCTCAGTACCCTCTTGGCATGGGTAGGGATAAATCAGGGAAGCCTAGTGAGTCGAAAATTCTGCCACTTACGGTTGACGCCCATGGAAACATTGCTTATGATGCCATTGTGAAGCAGAACGAGAATTCAAGGAAGATTGTTTACTCACAACATAAAGATCTTATACCAAAGATCTTGAAAAATGAAGTCGACACTGCTGACGATGAAGATGAGGAGATGGAAAAAGTAATTGAAGAAACGACACAAGAAACAAAGGCTGCCCTTGAAAAGATTGTGAATGTGAGATTAAGTGCAGCACAGCCGAAAAATGTTCCTAAACAGTCATCAGACTCTAAATTTATCAAGTATAAGCCATCCCAGCAATCTGCAGCATTCAATTCAGGTGCAAAGGAGAGGGTTATCAGGATGGTAGAGATGCCAGTAGACCCACTTGAGCCTCCTAAGTTCAAGCATAAGCGAGTTCCCAAGGCTTCTGGCTCCCCACCTGTGCCAGTTATGCATTCTCCACCACGTCCTGTGACTGTTAAAGATCAGCAGGACTGGAAGATACCGCCATGTATTTCAAACTGGAAGAATCCGAAGGGGTATACTATTCCCCTTGATAAACGTCTTGCAGCTGATGGGAGAGGACTGCAAGATGTTCAAATTAATGATAATTTTGCAAAGCTTTCTGAAGCGCTGTATGTTGCTGAACACAAGGCAAGAGAAGCAGTTGCTATGAGATCAAAAGTTCAAAAGGAGATGCTCATGAAGGAAAAGGAAAGGAAAGAGCAGGAATTGCGAATGTTAGCTCAAAAAGCACGTTCCGAGAGAACTGGTACAGCTGCCCCAGCAGCTATTCCTATGCCTTCCGAGAAAAGCTCAATGGATGCAGCTGACACACGAGGGGATTATGATCGTCCAAGGGAGCGAGAGCGAGAAAGAGAACGGGAAAGAGAGATGGATTATCCAAAGGAGACAAGAGAGGAAAGGGAAGAGCGGTTACAGCGGGAGAAAATTCGTGAAGAGCGGCGCAGAGaaagggaaagagagagaagatTGGAAGCCAAAGATGTAGCAATGGGCAAGAAAAGTAAAATTACTAGAGATAGAGATCGTGATATCAGTGAGAAGGTCGCTCTTGGCATGGCTTCTACAGGAACTGGAAGGGGAGAGGTTATGTATGACCAGAGGTTATTCAATCAAGACAAAGGAATGGAATCTGGTTTTGCCACGGATGACCAGTACAATGTGTATGACAAGGGCTTGTTTACAGCCCAGCCTACTCTTTCAACCCTCTACAGACCTAAGAAAGATATTGATGCTGAGATGTATGGAGGTGCTGATGAGCAATTGGACAAGATCATGAAGACTGAACGATTCAAACCCGACAAGGCATTTGCTGGTACTTCCGAGAGGGCAGGTCCAAGAGATAGGCCAGTTGAGTTTGAGAAGGATGCTGAAGAGGCTGATCCTTTTGGACTAGACCAGTTCTTGACAGAGGTGAAGAAAGGGAAGAAAGCTATGGACAAGGTTGGTTCTGGAGGGACAATGAAAGCAACTGCAGGCTCTGCAATGCGAGATGGCTACGAGGGTGGAGGTTCAGGCAGAAGTCGCATTGGGTTTGAGAGGGGTCGTTAAAGAGCCACTCCATGCTGGTTCAGACATATTATTTGCAGAATTGAATATATAACAACTGTTTTCCCCTATGAGAGGGGACTGAGTCCAACTGCTCCTCCCTATATTGACTTGCTGATTAAGCCTCTGGCAGGCCATGCTTGGTATGTGGAAATACGAAGTTGAAAAGAAATCATTGTTCTGTGGAGGAGGATATGTGCTTTATGTTAACTTTCGTTTGTCGAGATGCTTTAATTAAATGCAGAAGTTGCGAAGTTAAGCTCCCATGCTAAGTTGTAACTGTTTCAAATTGCTTTCTACTTGCTTAACTTTGTTAGTACATCTAGAACAGAGAACCGGTGTAAACAACTTAAGGTTGATATTTTTAGGTTTATATTTTACCGTAATGACTATTTTATCTGTCAAATGCCCTGGAATATGGGTGGTGCTTGTTAAAGGTACTGTTTAGTTGGTTGACCTATTTGTTCACT is a window from the Cannabis sativa cultivar Pink pepper isolate KNU-18-1 chromosome 1, ASM2916894v1, whole genome shotgun sequence genome containing:
- the LOC115707308 gene encoding SNW/SKI-interacting protein A codes for the protein MAGLKEVLPVPKATTITHYDHSNDPWFKKRYSSSEAERAEAVIKPNPVPPYLNRAGFVPRKVEDFGDGGAFPEIHIAQYPLGMGRDKSGKPSESKILPLTVDAHGNIAYDAIVKQNENSRKIVYSQHKDLIPKILKNEVDTADDEDEEMEKVIEETTQETKAALEKIVNVRLSAAQPKNVPKQSSDSKFIKYKPSQQSAAFNSGAKERVIRMVEMPVDPLEPPKFKHKRVPKASGSPPVPVMHSPPRPVTVKDQQDWKIPPCISNWKNPKGYTIPLDKRLAADGRGLQDVQINDNFAKLSEALYVAEHKAREAVAMRSKVQKEMLMKEKERKEQELRMLAQKARSERTGTAAPAAIPMPSEKSSMDAADTRGDYDRPREREREREREREMDYPKETREEREERLQREKIREERRRERERERRLEAKDVAMGKKSKITRDRDRDISEKVALGMASTGTGRGEVMYDQRLFNQDKGMESGFATDDQYNVYDKGLFTAQPTLSTLYRPKKDIDAEMYGGADEQLDKIMKTERFKPDKAFAGTSERAGPRDRPVEFEKDAEEADPFGLDQFLTEVKKGKKAMDKVGSGGTMKATAGSAMRDGYEGGGSGRSRIGFERGR